A genome region from Leptospira noumeaensis includes the following:
- a CDS encoding CopG family ribbon-helix-helix protein, protein MNQTVNISFEKALLKEIDKIAKREHRSRSELIREAARAYIEKKSKWQAIFDFGTKSVEKSNLTEADILGEIKAVRRNRKAS, encoded by the coding sequence ATGAATCAGACAGTAAATATCTCTTTCGAAAAGGCACTTTTAAAAGAAATCGATAAAATTGCAAAAAGAGAACATAGATCCAGATCTGAATTAATTCGTGAAGCTGCAAGGGCTTACATTGAGAAAAAATCTAAGTGGCAAGCTATCTTCGATTTCGGCACCAAATCAGTTGAAAAATCAAATCTTACAGAAGCAGACATTTTAGGAGAAATTAAAGCTGTTAGAAGAAATAGAAAAGCTTCTTAA